The following proteins come from a genomic window of Bombyx mori chromosome 18, ASM3026992v2:
- the LOC101738479 gene encoding uncharacterized protein LOC101738479: MDRIQFKVNGCKYTVGNEVSSEVMLLDYLREYLQLRGTKYMCRQAGCGACIVAAKRPDRCTNEAVNSCMVPITSCQNWEITTIEGVGNRNEGYHPLQKSLAAHNGSQCGYCSPGWVMSMYSLLQQYKTPTMIEIEKLLGSNVCRCTGYRPILDAFKCFGKDAPKNLIPDIEDLVICKKTGQPCDNPRDADWCLVNKEDADEPNTIRIELCDGRLFLKVFKISEILRLLETENYDSYQLVWGNTARGAYPTDVRAQLLIDITGVNELKGYYLDQNLVINVGTTLTELMSIYKKLSEEEEDFQYLGRFYEHLEMVAHVAVRNLGCIAGNLMIKHQHNDFQSDLFVMFETVGAQLTLVTGQGKSRTVTMGEFLQTNMRGTVILNVMLPPLNKTYLVTTMKIMPKSQNAHAIVNAGFLYKLANNSIVTQARIVYNGISPTFVRALGTENFLIGKPLFKNETLQSALNILKKDLNATEMPPEPSAAYRQQLGLAMFYKGLLYFYPSNNINPRYLSGATFLRKARPLSRGEQNYETNSALWPLSQPIPKLESLIQCAGEAEYVDDIPSLPYEVFGAFVLSTVALGQIASIDASEALKIKGVIAFYTAKDIPGKNSFIPKEAVNTSDEEILCSGDVKYYNQPLGIIVAEYQHIAVIAAKNVKIKYTNIRKPVLDISDAIRDPKRNSILTSVDATTRGHDTTQVVKGNATIYGQYHFSMEILVCVTLSTEEGLQVYPSVQNMDGVQAVISKALNLDANRIDIKVRRLGGSYGIKVTRSNQVAVSCSLVSFKLNRPCRFVLPLSTTTRAYGKRFPCIADMEAGINRSGIIQYLNFKLYEDNGYKVNEIIPSISRDVYNNCYEKSTWSFQCINTITDTAKNSWFRAPGTLEAVSFVELFMDRIAYEANLDPIELRLANLDPEHKDLREMLDTLMKESKYKERRKAVEIFNKNNRWLKKGLRFSFLKWASTIAPYFDIEGAFIMGLGYWTTERLVYDKKTGELLTDTSWTYYVPQARDIPQDMRVYFRKNSYSNRPSFGSKMTGEPPMCMTISVPLAIREAITSARRESGIPSTQWFDIDGPYNLESVCLSSATDIKDFKFY; the protein is encoded by the exons TGGGAAACGAAGTGAGTTCTGAAGTGATGCTGCTGGACTACCTGAGGGAGTACCTCCAGTTGAGGGGAACTAAGTACATGTGTCGTCAGGCCGGTTGCGGTGCTTGCATAGTGGCAGCTAAACGTCCGGACCGTTGTACGAACGAAGCTGTCAATTCG TGCATGGTCCCGATAACGTCCTGTCAGAATTGGGAAATAACAACCATTGAAGGAGTGGGAAATAGGAATGAAGGATACCACCCTTTACAAAAAAGCTTAGCAGCTCACAACGGTAGCCAGTGTGGTTACTGTTCGCCGGGCTGGGTTATGTCTATGTACAG CCTTTTGCAACAATACAAAACCCCGACCATGATAGAAATCGAAAAACTACTAGGGTCTAACGTCTGCAGATGCACTGGGTACAGACCAATTTTAGATGCCTTCAAATGTTTCGGTAAAGATGCTCCGAAAAATCTAATTCCTGATATTGAAGACTTAGTCATTTGTAAGAAGACCGGACAGCCGTGCGATAATCCACGTGATGCAGATTGGTGCTTGGTGAATAAAGAGGACGCTGATGAGCCAAACACGATTAGGATAGAATTGTGTGACGGAAGACTTTTTCTTAAGGTTTTTAAAATAAGTGAAATTCTGCGACTATTGGAAACGGAGAATTATGATTCTTACCAACTTGTTTGGGGAAATACGGCTAGAG GTGCATATCCAACAGATGTGCGCGCCCAGCTATTAATAGATATAACGGGGGTAAATGAATTGAAGGGATATTACTTGGATCAGAATCTGGTCATCAACGTTGGAACCACTTTAACTGAATTGATGAGTATCTATAAAAAACtgtcagaagaagaagaagactttCAATATTTGGGCCGGTTTTATGAGCATTTGGAAATGGTAGCTCATGTTGCTGTCAGAAAT TTAGGCTGCATAGCCGGAAATCTGATGATAAAACATCAACATAATGACTTCCAATCCGACTTGTTCGTGATGTTCGAAACTGTCGGCGCTCAATTGACTCTTG TAACAGGACAAGGTAAATCAAGAACGGTAACTATGGGAGAATTCCTGCAGACAAACATGCGAGGAACGGTTATATTAAACGTTATGTTGCCTCCTTTGAATAAGACCTATTTGGTTACAACTATGAAG ATAATGCCTAAATCTCAAAATGCGCACGCTATAGTCAATGCTGGTTTTCTATACAAATTAGCCAATAATTCGATAGTCACTCAAGCCAGGATCGTCTACAACGGCATCTCACCGACATTCGTAAGGGCTTTAGGAACCGAGAATTTCCTAATCGGAAAACCGTTGTTCAAAAACGAAACTCTTCAGTCGGCTTTGAACATTTTGAAGAAGGATCTAAACGCCACTGAAATGCCTCCCGAACCAAGCGCAGCGTATAGACAGCAGCTGGGTTTGGCAATGTTTTATAAG GGTCTCTTATATTTTTATCCATCAAACAACATAAATCCGAGGTATCTCTCTGGAGCTACATTTCTCCGTAAGGCAAGACCTTTATCACGTGGAGAGCAAAATTATGAAACAAATTCTGCACTTTGGCCTTTAAGTCAGCCAATCCCAAAGTTAGAATCATTG aTACAATGTGCAGGTGAAGCAGAGTATGTGGATGACATACCCTCGTTACCTTATGAAGTATTTGGTGCGTTCGTTTTAAGTACTGTTGCTCTGGGACAGATCGCCTCAATAGACGCTTCAGAAGCTTTG AAAATAAAAGGAGTTATAGCATTCTACACGGCTAAAGACATTCCTGGCAAAAATTCGTTCATTCCAAAAGAAGCGGTTAACACATCAGATGAAGAGATTCTTTGTTCTGGGGACGTCAAATACTATAATCAACCTTTGGGGATAATTGTAGCTGAATATCAACATATAGCTGTAATCGCTgctaaaaatgttaaaatcaaATATACAAATATCCGGAAACCAGTACTAGATATTAGTGATGCTATAAGAGACCCAAAGAGAAATTCAATACTAACCTCTGTAGACGCAACGACTAGAGGTCATGATACCACACAAGTTGTCAAAGGAAATGCCACTATTTATGGGCAATACCACTTTAGTATGGAAATTTTAGTTTGTGTAACGCTTTCAACTGAAGAAGGATTACAGGTCTATCCTTCTGTCCAAAATATGGATGGTGTGCAGGCTGTGATATCAAAAGCTTTGAATTTAGACGCTAATAG GATAGACATAAAAGTCCGACGCTTAGGAGGTTCTTACGGTATCAAGGTCACGAGGTCCAACCAAGTAGCTGTGTCGTGCAGTTTGGTATCATTCAAATTGAACAGGCCATGTCGCTTCGTACTTCCGCTCTCAACTACTACAAGAGCTTACGGAAAGAGATTTCCGTGTATTGCTGATATGGAA GCTGGAATAAACCGAAGTGGAATAATTCAATacttaaatttcaaattgtACGAAGACAATGGTTATAAAGTCAATGAGATCATACCTTCAATCAGTAGAGATGTTTATAATAACTGCTATGAAAAATCTACGTGGTCATTTCAGTGTATTAATACAATCACCGATACTGCTAAAAACAGCTGGTTCAGAGCACCTg GCACACTAGAGGCTGTGTCATTCGTTGAATTATTCATGGACAGAATTGCCTACGAAGCAAATTTAGATCCTATAGAATTAAGGCTTGCTAACTTAGATCCAGAACATAAAGATCTAAGAGAAATGCTTGACACTTTAATGAAGGAATCCAAATATAAAGAACGAAGAAAAGCAGTTGaaatttttaataagaataaCAGATGGCTGAAAAAGGGATTGCGTTTTAGTTTCTTGAAATGGGCTAGCACTATTGCTCCttattttgat ATAGAAGGGGCTTTCATAATGGGCTTAGGATACTGGACCACAGAGAGACTAGTCTATGACAAGAAGACCGGAGAACTGCTGACCGATACCTCTTGGACTTACTATGTTCCACAAGCGCGTGATATACCGCAGGACATGAGAGTTTATTTCCGAAAGAATTCTTATAGTAACCGACCCAGTTTTGGATCTAAAA TGACCGGGGAGCCGCCAATGTGCATGACAATTTCTGTGCCTCTAGCTATTAGAGAAGCCATCACATCTGCGCGACGAGAATCCGGGATACCATCAACGCAGTGGTTTGACATTG ATGGGCCCTACAATTTGGAGAGCGTGTGCTTGTCATCGGCGACAGACATTAaagatttcaaattttattaa
- the LOC101736845 gene encoding uncharacterized protein LOC101736845 has protein sequence MLQYYFIYYCFILTQCIHTYTLTNQDHALRNVKEDEDPKYEEKRFRRDKDLALFNLDDFITKDNEGSYDYNSYNKRNNRPSMGSDYNYLLDDLGNKVEDSLRYKDKPAELNSGPSEYEDIMNNGYVDLDALSENKGFVLNDDESANKMRSRDDLLISRSDVQTTGKKCAFKEMKIPFFFHNKSPKNKKAKKRKTCANCKKNEVPKSTKATTTDKSKSKRSQEFKICPVCNKRYSIEFETDSEKIGVTPKMIHNSRQYFAEILKKDNNKSLPNAEEDYDNGLSFIDDKRLKRYSSEENILKELDEVQKKVDNVDINLPNFEKRNLI, from the exons ATGTTACAATACTATTTCATCTACTATTGCTTCATATTAACACAATGCATACACACTTACACGCTAACTAACCAAGATCACGCTCTTAGAAACGTAAAGGAAGATGAAGATCCGAAATACGAAGAGAAAAGATTCCGTCGGGATAAAGATCTTGCACTTTTCAACCTTGATGATTTTATAACTAAAGACAACGAAGGATCTTATGATTATAATTCATACAACAAACG CAATAACAGGCCTTCAATGGGAAGCGATTACAATTACCTCTTAGATGACCTTGGAAACAAAGTCGAAGACAGTTTGAGATACAAGGATAAGCCGGCGGAATTAAACTCTGGCCCTTCTGAGTACGAGGATATAATGAACAATGGGTATGTTGATCTGGACGCATTGTCTGAAAATAAGGGCTTTGTTCTGAATGATGATGAATCGGCGAATAAAATGAGAAGTCGCGACGATTTGCTTATTAGTAGAAGTGATGTCCAAACTACTGGAAAGAAATG TGCATTTAAAGAGATGAAGATACCGTTTTTTTTCCATAATAAATCTCCAAAGAACAAAAAAGCCAAAAAAAGGAAGACTTGTGCTAATTGCAAGAAGAACGAGGTGCCGAAATCAACGAAAGCTACAACGACTGATAAATCAAAAAGTAAGAGGTCACAAGAATTTAAAATATGTCCCGTTTGCAATAAAAGATACAGTATAGAGTTTGAAACAGATTCGGAAAAGATTGGGGTGACTCCAAAAATGATTCATAACAGCAGGCAGTATTTTGCAGAAATATTAAAGAAAGATAACAATAAGAGTCTACCGAATGCCGAAGAAGATTATGACAATGGTCTATCTTTCATAGACGATAAAAGATTGAAGAGATATAGCAGTGAAGAGAACATTTTAAAAGAATTAGATGAAGTACAGAAGAAAGTTGATAACGTTGATATAAATTTACCTAATTTTGAGAAACGTAACTTAATTTAA